The Arachis duranensis cultivar V14167 chromosome 2, aradu.V14167.gnm2.J7QH, whole genome shotgun sequence genome has a window encoding:
- the LOC107474150 gene encoding uncharacterized protein LOC107474150 yields the protein MAWVRSAVNKAVEAGGQSSIRRSLRNYADSMKLHATTAVVGGARVFHDRMVAQNMRSFRHTVKRLEEVSVSCRGVERVQLLRRWLVALKEIERLVAAFAGSNPNDLLPDEIKELPISPTLVYYVDPDIVDEPKNFRDVFLQSQALEGITLSMILEAPNEEEVSLLSEIYGLCIKGEKEERTALLASVQDLAKAFAGYEDEVLAKREELLQYVQAAISGLKVNADLMRIEDEVFSLKEKIEKFKPSNFDAKSNETTTIDVKANHEALAQIQMYSKLEELLLKKKYFTCGDSSELHAEKIDKLKILSESLANSATKAQNRISENRSQKEEALNFRLTKTKEVDQIEKEVTMEIEELEKLKDELEEKLKKVNSLLLSARMRLHNAREERDQFNEASNEIVVHLKAKEDEMIRSIASYTRESNVVDTWMHFLENTWLHQTSHTKKEKEQINVELQRYGENYVNLIIQLLSSYEEKLGSSVKQMRKLVENLSSNKGLENPTAPDNEDSKVNPRKKLQDEFLDIESKFLATLTIVETINNQFHIQREGIYRKDSDNVIKLLNAIKKIKEEYESIKRPKLEIEITPRKQEQPQTETPKTPKTPRTPSQKKTFMRSLSSISLTNRMRQDEAIMSPSIHRRSKSAGIDSLQMEVELDDMSDYDSAEEISEWEFDDVEQDHHTRS from the exons atggcgTGGGTAAGATCGGCGGTGAACAAAGCCGTTGAAGCGGGTGGCCAAAGCTCTATCAGACGCAGCCTTCGTAACTATGCCGACTCCATGAAGCTCCATGCAACCACCGCCGTCGTCGGCGGCGCCAGAGTCTTCCACGATCGCATG GTGGCTCAAAATATGCGAAGCTTTAGGCACACTGTAAAAAGGTTAGAAGAAGTTTCTGTATCATGTAGAGGGGTTGAGAGAGTTCAATTGCTAAGGAGGTGGCTGgttgcattaaaagaaatcgAGAGACTTGTTGCTGCCTTCGCTGGCAGCAATCCAAACGATCTCCTTCCTGATGAAATTAAGGAGTTACCTATAAGCCCCACTTTG GTTTATTATGTAGACCCTGACATTGTGGATGAACCAAAAAATTTTCGTGATGTCTTTCTTCAAAGTCAAGCTCTTGAGGGTATAACATTATCAATG ATTCTTGAAGCACCAAATGAGGAAGAAGTTTCACTACTTTCAGAGATCTATGG GCTCTGTATTAAGGGTGAAAAGGAGGAACGCACTGCCTTGTTAGCCAGTGTACAAGATTTGGCAAAAGCGTTTGCTGGATATGAAGATGAAGTCTTG GCAAAGCGAGAAGAATTGCTTCAATATGTCCAAGCTGCCATTTCAGGGCTAAAAGTAAATGCTGATCTCATGAG AATAGAAGATGAAgtcttcagtctaaaggaaaaAATTGAGAAGTTTAAGCCAAGTAATTTTGATGCAAAATCTAATGAGACAACTACTATAGATGTAAAG GCTAATCATGAAGCTTTGGCACAAATTCAAATGTATTCCAAATTGGAGGAACTCTTACTCAAAAAGAAATACTTCACCTGTGGTGATTCTTCAGAACTTCATGCTGAAAAG ATTGATAAATTGAAAATCTTATCAGAGTCTCTTGCAAATTCTGCAACAAAAGCTCAAAATCGCATTTCAGAAAACAG ATCTCAAAAAGAAGAAGCACTTAATTTTCGGCTAACTAAGACAAAGGAAGTTGACCAAATTGAGAAG GAAGTAACAATGGAGATTGAAGAACTTGAGAAGCTAAAGGATGAACTtgaagagaaactgaaaaag GTCAACAGCTTGTTATTATCTGCTAGAATGCGCCTCCACAatgcaagagaagaaagagatcAATTCAATGAAGCAAGCAATGAAATTGTTGTACATTTGAAGGCTAAg GAAGATGAGATGATTCGATCAATTGCTTCTTACACAAGGGAATCAAATGTTGTTGATACATGGATGCATTTTCTAGAGAATACATGGCTTCATCAAACCTCCCATacgaagaaagagaaggagcaGATCAA TGTTGAACTCCAGAGATATGGAGAAAATTATGTGAATTTGATCATTCAGCTTTTGTCTTCATATGAG GAAAAATTGGGTTCATCAGTTAAGCAAATGAGAAAGCTTGTGGAGAATTTAAGTTCAAATAAAGG ATTAGAGAATCCAACAGCTCCAGATAATGAGGATTCTAAAGTGAATCCAAGGAAAAAGCTTCAAGATGAATTTTTGGATATAGAATCCAAG TTTTTGGCCACTCTGACCATAGTGGAGACCATAAATAATCAGTTTCACATCCAAAGGGAAGGAATTTATAG GAAAGATAGTGACAATGTCATAAAACTCCTAAATGCCATCaagaaaataaaggaagaaTATGAATCCATTAAGAGACCGAAACTGGAAATAGAGATCACACCTCGAAAGCAAGAACAACCTCAAACAGAAACAccaaaaacaccaaaaacaccAAGAACACCAAGTCAAAAGAAAACATTTATGAGAAGTCTTTCAAGTATTTCCTTAACCAATAGAATGAGGCAAGATGAAGCGATCATGTCTCCGTCTATCCACAGAAGATCAAAATCGGCAGGCATAGATTCATTGCAAATGGAAGTAGAACTTGATGATATGAGCGACTATGATTCAGCAGAAGAGATAAGTGAATGGGAATTCGATGATGTTGAGCAAGATCATCACACCAGAAGTTGA